Sequence from the Gammaproteobacteria bacterium genome:
TCACTCCTCCTTCCATATTATTACCTCTACTTTGACTTAATGGCACGATGATGAAAACGAGCATATTACTATTATTGAGTTCCTGGATGATGATAGACGCATTGGCGGGAGAGGCCTTACCTACTGAGGCAATTGCCTATCGTACCCTTCCCACGGAGGTTCTCCTGGATGGCGTAGTGGAGGCGGTTAATCAGGCCACACTCTCCGCGCGTACCTCTGGGGAAGTTACCGCAGTCAATTTTGATGTCAATCAGTTTGTTCAAGAGGGACAGGTTTTATTACGGATCAAGGCGGTGCGTACTCAATCAGGGGTAATCCAGGCTAAGGCCGGTGAACAAGAGGCTGAGGCGTATCTGCGTCAGGCCGAGAATGAATATAACCGAGTGAAACGACTCTTTGAGAAACAGATGGCGACCGGATCGGCAATGGATCAGGCGCAGGCGGCCCTTACCAGCGCCCATGCCCGAGTAGGTGCAGCCAAAGCCCAAGGTACCTCTGCTCAAGACGTCGCTGGTGACACAATTGTACGTGCCCCCTATTCCGGTTACGTAATTAAGCGCTATGTAGAAGTGGGCGAAACTGCTCAGGTTGGACAGCCGCTCTTTACCGGGATCTCTCTCGAGAAATTACGGGTCCGCGTCGATATACCCCAAAACCGGGAAAATGTAGTCCGTCAGGCAAAAACTATTCGCATCTTGCGCGGGGAAGGGATATCTCCTCTAGCGGGAGGCGCGGTAACTATTTTTCCCTATGCGGATGAGTCGTCCCATTCCTTTCGTGCCCGCGTTGACCTTCCCGAAAAAGATGTCGGGATAAAGCCGGGCATGTTGGTTAAGGTCGCTTTTGTGATTGGTACGAACGATCGATTATTGGCCCCGGTTAAGGCCCTGGTACAACGGGGCGAGATTACCGGTGTCTATGTCTTGGGAGACAATGGTCAGCTCCGTTTCCGATCGGTGCTCACTGGTAGATTACAAGACGATGGAAAAATAGAACTCCTCACTGGTCTATCTGCGGGTGAGAAGGTAGTTTTGGATCCGGTGAAGGCAGGACAGCAATACCGCTCCGGCGGAGAGAAACTATGAGCAATACCTTTTCCATCTCTGGTCGTGTCGCGGCGGCCTTTCAGAATTCGGAGATCACCCCACTACTGGCTCTGGTCGGTTTACTATTGGGGATATTCGGTGTTTTGGTAACTCCCCAAGAGGAGGAACCCCAGATTTCGGTGACCTTTGCTAACGTATTTATCCCATTTCCTGGTGCCTCTGCTGCGGAAGTGGAACAAGTGGTCGCCACGCCTGCGGAGCAAATTCTATCCGAGGTCGATGGGGTCAAGCATGTCTATTCAGTCTCGCGACCTGGGATGGCGATTCTTACCGTTCGCTACGAGGTCGGAGAGGATCGTACCGCAGCCATTCTGCGTTTGTATAACGCGATCTTTTCCAACCAGGATTTTCTCCCGAGAAATTTGGGTGTAGGGCAACCGCTGGTCAAGCCCAAGGGTATCGACGATGTCCCGATTGTTACCTTCACCCTGTGGAGTGCTCAACCAGAATTTGGGCAATATGAACTCTCGCAGGTGGCCCACACCCTGGAGGCCGAATTAAAACGAGTACCCGGGAGCCGCAATGT
This genomic interval carries:
- a CDS encoding Efflux transporter periplasmic adaptor subunit, with product MMIDALAGEALPTEAIAYRTLPTEVLLDGVVEAVNQATLSARTSGEVTAVNFDVNQFVQEGQVLLRIKAVRTQSGVIQAKAGEQEAEAYLRQAENEYNRVKRLFEKQMATGSAMDQAQAALTSAHARVGAAKAQGTSAQDVAGDTIVRAPYSGYVIKRYVEVGETAQVGQPLFTGISLEKLRVRVDIPQNRENVVRQAKTIRILRGEGISPLAGGAVTIFPYADESSHSFRARVDLPEKDVGIKPGMLVKVAFVIGTNDRLLAPVKALVQRGEITGVYVLGDNGQLRFRSVLTGRLQDDGKIELLTGLSAGEKVVLDPVKAGQQYRSGGEKL